The Macaca fascicularis isolate 582-1 chromosome 5, T2T-MFA8v1.1 genome segment CAGGCCGGTGGGAAAACCGGCTGGAGTCCCGCGCGAGGCCGAACACCCTAGACGCCTTGGTCCCCACGGGAGAGGATTCATGGGTGGGCTGGGCCGGGCCGGGCGGAGGGCGGCGCGGGAGCCTGGGAGACTGGGGCGCGGCCGCCTGCGGTTTATTGATTGAGTGAAGTTCTGCAAAGTGCTTCGCAGCGGGTCGAGCCCGCGGGAGCCGCCTGCCCGGCCCCGACGCGCATGgtcatttataaatttaaaactcttCCGTAGCAACCGCTTATGTACAGAGTCAACGACTAGAATGCTAGAAAACAGCCGGGCCCGGCGGCGGCCTCGGGGGCGGAGCGGCACGGGGCTCAGAGGTGCGGCGCGTAGAAGGCGGGCGCCCCGTAGGTCTGCGAGCCCAGCACGAAGGGCGAGAGCACCGCCGGGCTCGACAGGAACGGCAGCTGCGCGGCGCACACCAGGCCTCCGGGGCCGTGCGCGGGGTACCCAGCCGGGCCGTGCATGCCGAGAGGGGCGCCCATGGGCGGCGAGGGGCTGAGCGGGCTGAGGCCGCCGGGCAGCCCAGTGCCAGGCCCGGCCCCCGGCCCCGGTCCTCCGCCGCCGCCGGTCGGCGCGCTGGTGTCGGCGCCCGGGTTCTGCTTCTTCCACTTGGTTCGGCGGTTCTGGAACCAGATCTTCACCTGCGTCTCGGTGAGGCTGAGCGACAGCGCCAGGTTGAGGCGCTCGCACACCGACAGGTAGCGCGTGGCCTTGAACTTGTTCTCCAGCGCCACGAGCTGCTCGTAGGTGAAGGCGGTGCGCGCTCGTCGCGGCTTCCCAGATTTGGAGTCGGACCCCGTGCGCTTCCGTTTGGGCTTCGCCGCGGTCGCCGCGCCCTGCGGAGTGGTCCCCGCGCCCCCCGGCGCCGCTGCAGCTCCCGGCGGGCCCGGGGCTCCGGGCGAGTTCCCGCGGGGTCCGAGGGCCGAGGCCTCATCGACGGTGGCGCCGGGGGACGCGTCCGCCTCAGCCGCATCCGGGCAGCCCGACCCGCGGGCCCCGAGGCAGCCGCTACCTCCCCGCGCCTCCTCCGCGCCTCGCGCCGCCTCCGTCTCGGGCGCTTCGTTCTCGTCGTCGTCCTCGTCGTCGGGAACCTCGTCCCCGCTGTCCGCGCTCGGGCTgtggccgccgccgccgctgctgtaGCCGTTGGTGTCGTTGGTCTCGGCCTCCCCTGCCTTGTAGGGGTCGCCGGCATCTGCGGGCGGGAGGAACAGGGACAGGACAGGGCAGTTAGGGAAGGCCCGTTCCCGGATCCCGCCCTACGCGCGCCCCGCTTCCTCCCCCAGGGTTCCCTCCCGCCTCCTGCTCAGCTCCTCCTGCTTCTTCACCCGcgtcctctctctctccttcgcTCCGTCGTTTCCTTCCCCTCGGCCTGTCCTTCCTTCCCGCCGCCCGCGTCTCCTCCCAGTCCCTTGTTCGTTTCTTTCTATGGAGAGAGTCCTCCTCGCCCTGAGCTACCGGTTCTCGCGGCGCCCGACGTTTTTGCCGGAGCGGGGCTGGACGGGTGCTGCGGGCCGGGCCGGGCTGCGGAGATTACAGCGGAGTGGAAGCTCCGATCGATCCGCGGGGCAGATACAAACTTAATTAAACTCATTTTGTGTAATGTACAAACTAGTTAAGGTCATTTAATTTATTTCGGCGTATATTACCC includes the following:
- the NKX1-1 gene encoding NK1 transcription factor-related protein 1 — its product is MSASGPAAPGDVPALPPPPPPGSGPAPPAPAAAARDAMDGRAELPAFPRAGAPPLAASDTVPAAPEGAGAARPAAPPRPTSFSVLDILDPNKFNSRRRRCVLLGPVAPAACAPCASAPCAPAPSASGRSPRTEELERRALAGAGGVGAAGAEPPNAGDPYKAGEAETNDTNGYSSGGGGHSPSADSGDEVPDDEDDDENEAPETEAARGAEEARGGSGCLGARGSGCPDAAEADASPGATVDEASALGPRGNSPGAPGPPGAAAAPGGAGTTPQGAATAAKPKRKRTGSDSKSGKPRRARTAFTYEQLVALENKFKATRYLSVCERLNLALSLSLTETQVKIWFQNRRTKWKKQNPGADTSAPTGGGGGPGPGAGPGTGLPGGLSPLSPSPPMGAPLGMHGPAGYPAHGPGGLVCAAQLPFLSSPAVLSPFVLGSQTYGAPAFYAPHL